In Paracoccus jeotgali, the following are encoded in one genomic region:
- a CDS encoding alpha-amylase family glycosyl hydrolase — MALDGKRDWWKGAVIYQVYPRSYQDSNGDGTGDLAGITLRLDHIASLGVDAVWISPFFTSPMKDFGYDVSNYRDIDPVFGSMADFDRLIARAHDLGLRIIIDLVLSHSSDQHPWFIESRSSRDNPRADWYVWADPKPDGTPPTNWLSIFGGSAWQWDARRLQYYLHNFLPSQPDLNFHNRQVQDALLDVARFWQDRGVDGFRLDTINFYTHDAQLRDNPALPPELRRSDTAPAVNPYNYQSHRFDKSQPANLHFLERLRAVMDETGTVALGEIGDSERAWELLQDYTAGETRMQMSYLFDFLSGESLDAQRIVQVFEDKARLAPDGWPCWAFSNHDVVRHASRWSLTEAAVRAYVQVLVCLRGSICLYQGEELGLPEADIAFEDLKDPYGIEFWPEFKGRDGCRTPMVWDATLPNAGFSESTPWLPIPAEHLGRAVSLQQDDPDSVLNHYRQAIALRQRHAALQQGTQELRVQGDVLFIDRQAPGDRVRLRANLSDLPQQGLASWQVEIIEGEGGAGWQT, encoded by the coding sequence ATGGCGTTGGACGGCAAGCGGGACTGGTGGAAGGGCGCGGTGATCTATCAGGTCTATCCGCGCAGCTATCAGGACAGCAATGGCGACGGGACCGGCGATCTGGCGGGCATCACGCTGCGTCTGGACCACATCGCGTCGCTGGGGGTGGACGCGGTGTGGATCTCGCCCTTCTTCACCTCACCGATGAAGGATTTCGGCTATGATGTCAGCAATTACCGCGACATCGACCCGGTCTTTGGCAGCATGGCGGATTTCGACCGGCTGATCGCCCGCGCGCATGATTTGGGGCTGCGGATCATCATCGATCTGGTGCTGTCGCATAGCTCGGACCAGCACCCGTGGTTCATCGAAAGCCGGTCCAGCCGCGACAATCCGCGCGCCGACTGGTATGTCTGGGCCGATCCCAAGCCGGACGGAACGCCGCCCACCAACTGGCTGTCGATCTTTGGCGGCAGCGCCTGGCAATGGGACGCGCGGCGGCTGCAATACTACCTGCACAACTTCCTGCCCAGCCAGCCCGACCTGAACTTTCACAACAGGCAGGTGCAGGACGCGCTGCTGGATGTGGCGCGGTTCTGGCAGGATCGCGGCGTCGATGGCTTTCGGCTGGACACGATCAACTTCTATACCCATGACGCGCAGTTGCGCGACAACCCGGCCCTGCCGCCGGAACTGCGCCGCAGCGATACCGCGCCCGCGGTCAATCCCTATAATTATCAAAGCCATCGCTTCGACAAGTCGCAGCCCGCGAACCTGCATTTCTTGGAACGCCTGCGCGCGGTGATGGATGAGACCGGCACCGTCGCCCTGGGCGAGATCGGCGACAGCGAGCGCGCGTGGGAGCTGTTGCAGGACTACACCGCGGGCGAGACGCGGATGCAGATGTCCTATCTGTTCGATTTCCTGTCGGGCGAAAGTCTGGACGCGCAGCGCATCGTTCAGGTGTTCGAGGACAAGGCGCGGCTGGCCCCCGATGGCTGGCCCTGCTGGGCGTTTTCCAATCACGACGTCGTCCGCCATGCCAGCCGCTGGTCGCTGACCGAGGCCGCTGTCCGCGCCTATGTGCAGGTGCTGGTCTGCCTGCGCGGCTCGATCTGCCTCTATCAGGGCGAAGAGCTGGGCCTGCCCGAGGCCGATATCGCCTTCGAGGATCTGAAAGACCCCTACGGGATCGAGTTCTGGCCCGAATTCAAGGGCCGCGACGGCTGCCGCACGCCGATGGTCTGGGATGCGACGCTGCCGAATGCCGGCTTTTCCGAGAGCACCCCCTGGCTGCCGATCCCGGCCGAGCATCTGGGCCGCGCCGTCAGCCTGCAGCAGGACGATCCCGATTCGGTGCTGAACCACTATCGGCAGGCCATTGCGCTGCGGCAGCGTCACGCGGCGCTGCAACAGGGCACGCAGGAATTGCGGGTTCAGGGCGACGTGCTGTTCATCGACCGTCAGGCGCCCGGCGACCGCGTGCGGCTGCGCGCCAACCTGTCGGACCTGCCGCAGCAGGGGCTGGCCTCGTGGCAGGTCGAGATCATCGAGGGCGAGGGGGGTGCGGGATGGCAGACCTGA
- a CDS encoding carbohydrate ABC transporter permease, whose translation MQDMAGRKPALIWAVNLAALLLVILWTVPTAGLFVSSFRDRDQISATGWWKSLTTTEQTGFVRSGTAEDQRAEGDVFVIEGNVLAPDQSLLGWGTRAREPAAYRPGETAELDGARLTVAEDGSYRLESDRPFEMRRGERIFVTTGSPPDFTLSNYARVLQAEGIGRAFMNTMTVTIPATIIPILIAAFAAYALAWMEFPGRALLTAAVVGLLVVPLQVALIPLLRLHNDIGIGKGYLGIWLAHTGFGLPLAIYLLRNYMAGLPREVIESARVDGATEFQIFRRIILPLSFPALASFAIFQFLWVWNDLLVATVFLGNTREQLVMTGVLRELMGSKGGEWEILATSAFISIAVPLVVFFAMQKYLVRGLLAGSVKGG comes from the coding sequence ATGCAGGACATGGCGGGCCGCAAGCCGGCGCTGATCTGGGCGGTCAATCTGGCCGCGCTGCTGCTGGTCATCCTGTGGACGGTGCCGACGGCGGGGCTGTTCGTGTCGTCGTTTCGCGACCGCGACCAGATCTCGGCCACGGGCTGGTGGAAATCGCTGACCACGACCGAACAGACCGGCTTCGTCCGCAGCGGCACCGCCGAGGACCAGCGGGCCGAGGGCGATGTCTTCGTGATCGAGGGCAATGTGCTGGCGCCCGATCAATCCCTGCTGGGCTGGGGCACCCGCGCCCGCGAACCCGCCGCTTATCGGCCGGGCGAGACGGCGGAACTGGACGGCGCGCGGCTGACGGTGGCCGAGGACGGTTCCTATCGTCTGGAATCCGACCGCCCCTTCGAGATGCGGCGGGGCGAGCGGATTTTCGTGACCACCGGCTCGCCGCCCGATTTCACCCTGTCGAACTATGCCCGCGTGCTGCAGGCCGAAGGCATCGGCCGGGCCTTCATGAACACCATGACCGTGACCATCCCGGCGACGATCATCCCGATCCTGATCGCCGCCTTCGCCGCCTATGCGTTGGCCTGGATGGAATTTCCGGGCCGCGCCCTGCTGACTGCGGCGGTCGTGGGCCTGCTGGTCGTGCCCCTGCAGGTCGCGCTGATCCCGCTGCTGCGCCTGCACAACGATATCGGCATCGGCAAGGGCTATCTGGGCATCTGGCTGGCACATACCGGCTTCGGCCTGCCGCTGGCGATCTATCTGCTGCGCAACTACATGGCCGGGCTGCCGCGCGAGGTGATCGAAAGCGCCCGCGTCGATGGCGCGACCGAGTTCCAGATCTTTCGCCGCATCATCCTGCCGCTGTCCTTTCCGGCCCTTGCGTCCTTTGCGATCTTCCAGTTCCTGTGGGTCTGGAACGATCTGCTGGTGGCGACGGTGTTTCTGGGCAACACCCGCGAGCAGCTGGTCATGACCGGCGTGCTGCGCGAACTGATGGGCTCGAAGGGGGGTGAGTGGGAGATCCTTGCCACCTCGGCCTTCATCTCGATCGCGGTGCCGCTGGTCGTGTTCTTTGCGATGCAGAAATATCTGGTCCGCGGATTGCTGGCCGGTTCGGTCAAGGGCGGTTGA
- a CDS encoding carbohydrate ABC transporter permease has protein sequence MDLFLMAVGTIVAGVAGCVAWFWGSNLVLDLILPPRGPQAGRNIGRAAMIRPWLFLGPAILFLGVYLVYPVINSFWLSLHDGSGRRLVGADNYTWLVGDTKFRESIRNNFFWLLIVPALSTLFGLIAAQLTDRIRWGSIGKSLIFMPMAISFVGAGVIWKFIYEYREPGTEQIGLLNAIVQWLGGTPQTWLTLMPWNNLFLMIVLIWIQTGFAMVILSAALRGIPEETIEAAVLDGANPWQIFLRIKVPQIMGTIAVVWTTITITVLKVFDIVFVMTNGQWGTQVLANLMYDWMFRGTPDYGRGSAVAIVLMILVLPIMVWNIRNVRREMR, from the coding sequence ATGGACCTGTTTCTGATGGCGGTCGGGACCATCGTGGCCGGCGTGGCGGGCTGCGTGGCGTGGTTCTGGGGCTCGAACCTGGTGCTGGACCTGATCCTGCCCCCGCGCGGGCCGCAGGCCGGGCGCAATATCGGGCGCGCCGCAATGATCCGGCCCTGGCTGTTTCTGGGGCCGGCGATCCTGTTTCTGGGCGTCTATCTGGTCTATCCGGTCATCAACTCGTTCTGGCTGTCGCTGCATGACGGCTCGGGTCGGCGGCTGGTCGGCGCCGACAACTACACCTGGCTGGTGGGCGACACCAAGTTCCGCGAATCGATCCGCAACAACTTCTTCTGGCTGCTGATCGTGCCCGCGCTGTCGACGCTGTTCGGGCTGATCGCGGCGCAACTGACCGACCGCATCCGCTGGGGCAGCATCGGCAAGTCGCTGATCTTCATGCCGATGGCGATCTCTTTCGTCGGCGCGGGCGTGATCTGGAAGTTCATCTATGAATACCGCGAGCCGGGGACCGAACAGATCGGCCTGCTGAACGCCATCGTGCAATGGCTGGGCGGCACGCCGCAGACCTGGCTGACGCTGATGCCGTGGAACAACCTGTTCCTGATGATCGTGCTGATCTGGATCCAGACGGGATTCGCCATGGTGATCCTGTCGGCCGCCCTGCGCGGCATCCCCGAAGAAACCATCGAGGCCGCGGTTCTGGACGGCGCCAACCCCTGGCAGATCTTTCTGCGCATCAAGGTGCCGCAGATCATGGGCACCATCGCCGTGGTCTGGACCACCATCACCATCACCGTGCTGAAGGTCTTCGACATCGTCTTTGTCATGACCAACGGGCAATGGGGCACGCAGGTGCTGGCAAACCTGATGTATGACTGGATGTTCCGCGGCACCCCGGATTACGGACGCGGCTCGGCCGTGGCCATCGTGCTGATGATCCTGGTGCTGCCGATCATGGTCTGGAACATCCGCAACGTCCGGCGGGAGATGCGCTGA